In Stomoxys calcitrans chromosome 2, idStoCalc2.1, whole genome shotgun sequence, the following proteins share a genomic window:
- the LOC106089194 gene encoding transcription factor SPT20 homolog isoform X5: MDRNSSKLGNTENKEANKNDATATTTIINTPTITTTTTTSTTKDITTPMKGAASGGNTKEGSTASVGGSSSKMSTPASNSTSNPTNKPNKERNSNSNSMAMQKYNPNLRFIRQQVETPARNNSTSYLEMETEFPRDYDDNIEMLSRETEHLEEQFRTPTRTSGSELNSFFMVGPPTSASTRTNKTTPSPKVAKSKDNFSFNETDHINKSYGVDQNNKDIKVSANHQNKSAKRVGFKVEEKIEKQEAECSIIPIGVSQVTSVLESQRAVAEDGEGAGIEKLQEGKDQAIPVIAIESPQDDEAQKTAVEVPKLSSTVAPSLNALSSNALPTSSSATSLKDDDDEPVGVSPCGRFFKYDKEVGRGSFKTVYRGLDTETGVAVAWCELLDKQVKKSERKRFREEADMLKKLQHPNIVRFYTYWEFGVARKKNIVLVTELMLSGTLKSYLKRFKKINPKVLKSWCRQILKGLHFLHTRPLPIIHRDLKCDNIFITGTTGSVKIGDLGLATLKNRSHARSVIGTPEFMAPEMYEEHYDESVDVYAFGMCMLEMAVSEYPYSECKGPAQIYKKVISGIKPAAMSKVEDPKVKEIIEKCIELRKEDRPKCKDLLNSEFFEEDIGIRVEPISTEAFLNDPEIEVINFRLRYLDPKKRSSKHKENEAIQFEFNVKTDDCERVCEDMRLGNIITEEDAPAIVRLLKVQVFSLNKERVQRQTQFQLQNEKSRLEKIALQKQREMLPLNVEEEEEEDEGDSEEDEDGIKTGRHHHHQGNPQQQQQGQTQMQQQMQVTPMQVQVEDLNQQQPQQQQNYMQFQPQTADDQGMSPTTLNSQPQFYSPSMPASNQQQFSQQPQQQEYFPIQYNNMPQNVMQPPQSYSTPQQDNSCQGQNAQSITASNQHNLNHQHHQQIQAPTSNTYDNMNNSGQEQHNGINANEINTHQPQQQHFIQGEQNYQLNGNNDISNQHLNAQSLYEMAAAAATTASHGYDMNNQNMNVSRMYESSEQNVQQPTQNSHHQQQNNILVNGNNEYHHQQQIPQVNITNVDNNNTIQPKDFSSQETNNFSNITNSSAQDVVISSIDLPNANDYNTSNGPSSGESGVYTNSQMQQQLTHDAVSSTPVSSSTEDYGRRQQNNTANSSRKTSTASEYTSLSSDYSPDSTITMNSMSSGGQPQRSSSQYFDLNENGVINECARDMRKDDSGIGSIKNGLSSDKVSPPRENVNGNAKASANEGNNNTGSNPTPMVRKISRFYVNPVILPSSGSVATVGPPPSSSSSTSTSTSNIEPIPENNDGASENSNSNENTASESMGSTAATNGNANNNSLEQLKIELENITHAQAFASAIVASINNDNIQQQQQQQQQPHALVVYQDEEPIPNTAPLSSTRTSSTYNSRRTSLDNSGCSELQNVLTNIIECNDNSEPQQHTEATTTTTNGETVSRPSQGNEQHHSQKLSNSNSLDLPNVPQITSGGSVDSTITSNSIQPRTGGGGGLTQNSIADLEKKLAALRNSETSDESQISQQQQQQVATQQPQPSQMDTQQVNTNQHQQSSEKDVGSRRVSRFCVSRVQEQKPQEQQKQQQQQQGQQTHHMENPQPPLTTDITAISTGVTMPSNADTQSNIQQSSNAITNNNAATKPKRKSHDTSIEHLLPNTNYQQMAIAANANANAKAAAAATTATAVVLPLQDPSAQPQVLYNQPVAVQLQQHIQQQISRTAVLQQQIPAPAQVMMQVPSNLPTMPIQEPVLAPKQTILQATPQQPAGQPAIQQFVVQNVSNYKYQQQMGLQQQQMISDKASNNQMLQQPQQQIMQHQNMQPQPQQQLSLPFITPLGHQQMQQMPQQTNVLQQYQYVAAPPQTQMSNELVENPTRLAMSNQQDEPMSLAATHPNLLPTVIQSDIKHNLDSLVSQLCSTRLGSTQHQRLLLLRQRQLIEEDELRLKHYVEYEKFQKAMRQTTNDVVHPQQPYLYIQPTTINQQGYINFGNSLMGHHGAAAAVAQQHQQQQQQQQQQQQQQHILNANTTQTQTAMSASVQGYAVMLNPHQQLSMAPPQQQIAGQMTAIQQPQQFNQQLQLQQHQHAHQQQQEFQHHQQQQQLLLQQHQQQLHHLQAIQVIQPLSNPNPPRQSDMMPTDVVTLQKGDSAQQQQQ; this comes from the exons ATGGATAGGAACAGCTCCAAACTGGGTAATACGGAGAATAAAGAAGCCAACAAGAATGATGCAACTGCGACGACGACCATCATCAACACCCCCACAAtcactaccaccaccaccacctccacaACAAAAGACATCACAACACCTATGAAAGGTGCAGCCTCAGGGGGTAATACAAAAGAAGGTTCCACCGCCAGTGTTGGCGGTAGCAGTAGTAAAATGTCAACACCCGCCTCAAATTCAACATCAAACCCTACGAACAAGCCGAACAAGGAGCGCAACTCAAATTCAAATTCCATGGCTATGCAGAAATATAATCCTAACTTGCGTTTCATACGCCAACAGGTGGAAACGCCGGCTCGCAACAACTCCACAAGTTACTTGGAAATGGAAACTGAATTTCCCAGAGACTATGATGACAACATTGAAATGCTATCCCGTGAAACGGAACATTTGGAGGAACAATTTCGCACGCCCACGCGTACCAGTGGCTCAGAATTGAATTCATTTTTTATGGTCGGGCCACCCACCTCGGCCTCAACTCGAACCAATAAGACTACACCTTCTCCCAAAGTTGCCAAATCCAAGGATAATTTCTCCTTCAACGAAACCGATCATATAAataaatcctatggggtggaTCAAAACAATAAAGACATCAAAGTTTCTGCGAACCACCAAAATAAAAGTGCCAAACGCGTGGGCTTTAAGGTagaggagaaaatcgaaaagcaGGAAGCGGAATGCAGTATCATACCAATAGGTGTTTCACAAGTGACAAGTGTTTTGGAGAGCCAACGTGCAGTCGCTGAGGATGGTGAAGGTGCTGGCATAGAAAAACTGCAAGAGGGCAAGGACCAAGCTATACCTGTTATAGCCATTGAAAGTCCCCAAGATGATGAAGCACAAAAAACCGCTGTAGAAGTTCCTAAATTATCGAGTACGGTGGCACCTTCTCTAAATGCACTATCCTCCAATGCATTGCCAACCAGCTCCTCAGCCACCTCGCTGAAAGACGATGACGACGAGCCAGTGGGTGTATCGCCCTGTGGCCGTTTTTTTAAGTATGACAAGGAGGTGGGTCGCGGCAGTTTCAAGACTGTGTATCGTGGCCTAGACACCGAAACAGGTGTGGCGGTGGCCTGGTGTGAATTGCTTGATAAGCAGGTAAAGAAAAGCGAACGCAAACGATTTCGCGAGGAAGCCGATATGCTGAAAAAGCTACAACACCCGAATATTGTGCGTTTCTATACCTATTGGGAATTTGGGGTGGCCCGCAAAAAGAATATTGTGCTCGTCACCGAGCTGATGCTATCGGGCACGTTGAAATCCTATCTGAAGCGTTTCAAAAAAATCAACCCCAAAGTCTTGAAGTCATGGTGTCGTCAGATCCTAAAAGGTTTGCATTTTCTGCACACCCGCCCTCTACCCATCATACATCGCGACTTGAAATGTGACAATATTTTCATAACGGGCACAACGGGAAGTGTAAAAATCGGCGATTTAGGTTTGGCCACGCTTAAAAACCGCTCACATGCCCGTTCCGTTATAGGCACCCCAGAATTCATGGCTCCTGAAATGTACGAGGAACACTATGACGAGTCGGTTGATGTCTATGCCTTTGGTATGTGCATGTTGGAGATGGCTGTCTCAGAATATCCCTACAGCGAGTGTAAGGGGCCAGCACAGATCTATAAGAAAGTCATATCTGGCATAAAGCCGGCCGCCATGAGCAAAGTGGAGGATCCCAAGGTCAAGGAGATCATTGAGAAGTGTATTGAGCTAAGAAAGGAAGATCGACCCAAATGCAAGGATTTGCTAAACTCTGAATTCTTCGAAGAAGACATAGGCATACGCGTTGAACCCATATCGACGGAGGCTTTTCTAAATGATCCCGAAATTGAGGTGATTAATTTTCGTTTGCGTTACTTGGATCCCAAGAAACGTTCGTCGAAGCACAAAGAAAACGAGGCCATACAATTCGAATTCAATGTCAAGACTGACGATTGCGAGCGTGTGTGCGAGGATATGCGTTTGGGCAATATCATCACCGAGGAAGACGCACCAGCCATAGTGCGTTTGCTTAAGGTGCAGGTGTTCTCGTTGAATAAGGAACGTGTGCAGCGTCAAACACAGTTTCAACTGCAAAACGAAAAATCTCGTTTGGAAAAGATTGCTTTGCAAAAGCAAAGGGAAATGTTACCACTCAATGTTGAGGAAGAGGAGGAAGAAGATGAGGGTGACTCGGAAGAAGATGAGGATGGCATAAAAACGGGTAGGCATCATCATCACCAAGGCAATcctcaacagcagcagcaagggCAGACTCAAATGCAACAACAAATGCAGGTTACTCCCATGCAAGTTCAAGTGGAGGATTTAAACCAACAACAGCCGCAGCAGCAACAAAATTATATGCAATTTCAGCCGCAGACTGCAGATGATCAGGGTATGTCCCCAACCACACTGAATTCACAGCCTCAATTCTATAGTCCCTCAATGCCAGCGTCCAATCAACAACAATTTAGccaacaaccacaacagcagGAGTATTTTCCCATACAGTATAACAACATGCCCCAAAATGTAATGCAACCACCACAGTCGTACTCTACACCTCAACAGGATAACAGTTGCCAAGGACAAAACGCCCAGTCCATAACAGCCTCTAACCAGCATAACCTAAATCATCAGCATCATCAGCAAATTCAAGCTCCAACTTCCAACACGTATGATAATATGAATAACTCTGGCCAAGAGCAACACAATGGTATCAACGCCAACGAGATAAATACGcatcaaccacaacaacaacatttcatACAAGGAGAACAAAATTATCAACTAAATGGAAACAACGATATTAGTAATCAACACCTAAACGCTCAGTCTCTCTATGAAATGGCAGCAGCGGCTGCAACTACAGCCTCCCATGGCTATGATATGAACAATCAGAATATGAATGTTTCCAGAATGTATGAGTCAAGTGAGCAAAATGTCCAACAGCCAACACAGAATAGCCATCATCAACAGCAGAACAACATCCTTGTTAATGGCAACAATGAGtatcatcaccaacaacaaatacCCCAAGTTAATATTACTAATGTGGACAACAACAACACGATACAGCCTAAGGACTTCTCCTCTCAGGAAACCAACAATTTCTCCAACATCACAAATTCTTCCGCACAAGATGTCGTCATTTCCAGCATTGATTTACCCAATGCCAATGACTATAATACATCCAATGGGCCAAGTTCTGGAGAATCTGGTGTCTATACAAACTCGCAAATGCAACAACAGTTAACGCATGATGCAGTTTCATCAACACCGGTCTCATCGTCAACGGAAGATTACGGCAGACGACAACAGAACAATACGGCTAATTCGTCACGCAAGACTAGCACAGCCTCGGAATATACATCACTCTCTTCGGATTATTCGCCTGACAGTACGATAACTATGAATTCCATGAGTTCAGGTGGGCAACCGCAAAGAAGTTCCAGTCAGTATTTCGATTTAAATGAGAATGGTGTGATCAATGAATGTGCCAGAGATATGCGGAAGGATGACAGTGGCATAGGTAGCATTAAGAATGGTCTTAGCTCTGACAAAGTGTCACCACCTAGGGAAAATGTCAATGGCAATGCGAAAGCGAGTGCGAATGAAGGCAATAATAACACTGGCAGCAATCCCACTCCCATGGTAAGAAAAATATCTAGATTTTATGTGAATCCCGTTATATTGCCCAGCAGTGGTAGTGTTGCTACTGTGGGGCCACCTCCGTCGTCTTCGTCTTCGACCTCGACCTCGACCTCAAACATAGAACCTATACCAGAAAATAATGATGGAGCTAGTGAAAACAGCAATTCCAATGAAAATACTGCCTCAGAATCCATGGGTTCGACAGCAGCTACAAATGGCAATGCCAACAACAATTCATTGGAACaattgaaaattgaattggaaaatATAACCCATGCCCAGGCATTTGCTTCGGCCATAGTGGCATCCATTAATAATGATAAtatacagcagcaacaacaacaacaacagcagccacATGCTTTGGTTGTATATCAGGATGAAGAGCCAATACCTAACACAGCTCCCTTAAGCTCTACACGCACATCTTCAACCTACAATTCAAGGAGAACCTCTTTGGACAACAGTGGTTGTAGTGAATTACAAAATGTTCTAACAAATATCATTGAGTGCAATGATAATTCAGAGCCACAACAGCACAcagaagcaacaacaacaacaacaaatggagAGACCGTATCTAGGCCCTCACAAGGCAATGAGCAACATCACAGCCAAAAACTTTCAAATTCCAATAGTTTGGATTTGCCCAATGTGCCACAAATAACTTCGGGTGGAAGTGTGGATTCCACCATAACGAGTAATTCAATACAACCTCGTACAGGAGGCGGTGGTGGTCTTACCCAAAACTCCATAGCTGATTTAGAAAAGAAGTTGGCTGCTCTCCGAAATTCTGAGACATCCGATGAATCACAAATttcacaacagcagcaacaacaagtgGCAACACAACAGCCACAACCTAGCCAAATGGATACACAGCAAGTAAATACAAACCAACATCAACAATCAAGTGAAAAGGATGTGGGATCACGTAGAGTATCTCGTTTTTGTGTCAGTCGAGTGCAGGAACAAAAACCGCAAGAACAACagaagcagcaacaacagcaacag GGGCAACAAACACATCATATGGAAAACCCTCAACCACCCTTGACCACAGatattacagcaatttcaacTGGAGTTACAATGCCATCTAATGCGGATACTCAAAGCAACATACAGCAGAGTTCGAATGCTATCACCAACAATAATGCCGCTACTAAGCCCAAAAGAAAATCTCATGATACTTCCATTGAGCATTTGCTACCGAATACGAATTATCAACAAATGGCCatagctgcaaatgcaaatgcaaatgcaaaagcaGCTGCAGCAGCCACAACCGCAACAGCGGTAGTTTTACCTCTACAAGATCCCTCGGCACAGCCTCAAGTTCTTTATAATCAACCGGTGGCTGTGCAATTGCAACAGCatattcaacaacaaatttctaGAACTGCAGTGCTACAGCAACAAATCCCTGCCCCCGCTCAAGTGATGATGCAAGTGCCGTCTAATTTACCAACAATGCCTATCCAAGAACCAGTTTTAGCACCAAAGCAAACAATTTTACAGGCTACTCCACAACAACCAGCCGGTCAACCAGCAATACAGCAATTTGTGGTGCAAAAtgtttcaaattataagtaCCAACAGCAAATGGGCTTGCAGCAACAGCAAATGATCTCCGATAAGGCATCAAATAAT CAGATGctgcaacaaccacaacaacaaatcaTGCAACACCAAAATATGCAGccgcaaccacaacaacaattaaGTTTGCCATTTATAACGCCACTAGGCCATCAGCAGATGCAGCAAATGCCGCAGCAAACAAATGTGCTGCAGCAATACCAATATGTTGCTGCACCCCCCCAAACACAAATGTCCAATGAACTGGTTGAGAATCCAACACGTTTAGCCATGTCCAACCAGCAAGATGAGCCTATGTCATTGGCCGCCACACATCCAAATTTATTGCCTACagtcatacaatcggatataaAACATAATTTGGATTCCCTGGTCAGCCAATTGTGTAGCACCCGTTTGGGTAGCACTCAGCACCAGCGTTTGCTGCTACTGCGTCAACGACAATTGATCGAAGAAGATGAGCTGCGGCTGAAACATTATGTTGAGTATGAGAAATTCCAAAAGGCCATGCGACAGACCACCAATGATGTTGTTCATCCACAGCAGCCGTATCTTTATAtacaacccaccaccataaaccaGCAGGGTTACATTAATTTTGGCAATAGTCTAATGGGCCATCATGGAGCGGCAGCTGCTGTTGcacaacaacatcagcagcaacagcagcagcagcaacaacaacaacagcaacagcatatACTAAATGCCAACACCACTCAAACGCAAACAGCCATGTCAGCATCTGTACAAGGTTATGCAGTAATGCTCAATCCCCACCAACAGTTGTCCATGGCTCCTCCGCAACAACAAATTGCAGGGCAAATGACCGCAATCCAACAACCGCAACAGTTTAATCAACAACTGCAATTGCAGCAGCATCAACATgcccaccaacaacaacaagagttccaacaccatcaacaacaacagcagttaTTGctgcaacaacaccaacaacaattaCATCATCTTCAAGCCATCCAAGTTATACAGCCACTATCAAATCCTAATCCTCCGAGACAGTCTGATATGATGCCAACAGACGTTGTCACACTTCAAAAGGGTGACAGcgcacaacaacagcaacaataa